A genomic window from Struthio camelus isolate bStrCam1 chromosome 2, bStrCam1.hap1, whole genome shotgun sequence includes:
- the PRR15 gene encoding proline-rich protein 15 yields MADSAAAVKGGSAAPWWKALTSKKKPAEAAPPPPPAEPPAEPPGPRESQPPPAGSGEPKGPGGGNRRSLRVSHSGRFKERRKVRASLLADGPEVFDGSGPGPAAAAAAGGE; encoded by the coding sequence ATGGCGGACAGCGCCGCGGCCGTGaagggcggctccgcggcgccctGGTGGAAGGCACTGACCAGCAAGAAGAAGCCCGCGGAAgcggcgccgccaccgccgccggccgagccgccggccgagccgcccggcccccgggagagccagccgccccccgccggcagcggcgagCCCaagggcccgggcggcggcaaCCGCCGCAGCCTGCGCGTCTCCCACTCGGGCCGCTTCAAGGAGCGGCGGAAGGTGCGCGCCTCGCTGCTGGCCGACGGCCCCGAGGTCTTCgacggcagcggccccggccccgctgccgccgccgccgcggggggcgagTAG